One genomic segment of Apostichopus japonicus isolate 1M-3 chromosome 23, ASM3797524v1, whole genome shotgun sequence includes these proteins:
- the LOC139965042 gene encoding uncharacterized protein isoform X1 has product MGDRTVNLHRLLVVTVATCVILLCLSGTVSSQESNRPVLIDDESVGVSLSFSEYSFSESTSAVGRLKDKGPCVFRGTLKKHNKQWTIDDCTLCTCRNGTTDCDIISCGQPKCSDPVKIPGECCPLCPYTMEFYDLFNQFTPGTSVTEGQINKFKFAAEVEIFKARTSRKIRGRNMWRIGAWVSSNSDGSGAKLSYNANVLSAKHRAQEFLKAKSDYEPPDKRWVFNKVRYIFEATEGVCADFKYFCIKFNMTDDPEPKFDLDFTYTVYRDEYERQTKCVRLGICKGVFAETFDWELTGENPIPGQETPVSIDIDVTFRDDTRDLEGDDLWSVSLFGSSDPLGDGPRFGEVGQILNDVEGSTDITNGDPLDLDGIETEFEFGTIGCIDDVNYICMEFTKGDAPDPEFTLIVEGGRGDVSRDSLVVCKPQACQSRVVFTDLEATLISPDIIVENTDNTDTTVKLKATTDKLLTTTVAGEDLWQVKTFFSTNTNGRGIRVNEQPQILTAVQDDQTLNTGENLAFNEMDFQVDLSGLICDEVPFMCFELAKNPAASIDYTFETQPVQDPFVECVSMEDVCKGVVFTELEWSREIPEDHVPGIDSPIFIETSVDVEPYSREVTGVDLWQVSVFASRDMLGNERRDPIYSDVLTPIDAATTLPQGGPLTFPTLETPPFDVDKMGCGEFRYLCVEFQKGDNPIPDFTYETISGEDTIVKCHPEDCAGM; this is encoded by the exons ATGGGGGACCGTACGGTTAACTTACATCGCTTATTGGTTGTTACCGTTGCAACATGTGTAATATTACTTTGTCTTAGTGGAACAGTATCATCACAGGAATCAAACCGTCCTGTGCTCATTGACGACGAGTCAGTTGGTGTCAGCCTGTCGTTTTCAGAATACTCCTTTTCAG AGTCTACATCAGCGGTCGGTCGACTTAAAGACAAGGGACCGTGTGTGTTTAGAGGTACCTTgaaaaaacataacaaacaatGGACTATCGACGATTGTACATTGTGTACTTGTCGCAACGGTACCACAGATTGTGACATTATCAGTTGTGGACAACCAAAATGTTCTGATCCTGTCAAAATACCCGGAGAGTGCTGTCCACTGTGTCCTTACA CAATGGAATTTTATGACTTGTTCAACCAATTCACGCCGGGTACAAGTGTTACCGAGGGCCAAATAAACAAGTTTAAATTCGCGGCAGAGGTAGAAATATTCAAAGCACGGACGTCAAGGAAAATACGAGGAAGAAATATGTGGAGGATAGGCGCTTGGGTCAGTAGTAACAGCGATGGTTCTGGAGCAAAACTTTCGTATAATGCTAACGTGCTATCGGCAAAACATAGAGCTCAAGAATTTTTAAAAGCCAAATCAGATTACGAACCTCCGGACAAAAGATGGGTTTTCAACAAAGTGCGTTATATATTTGAAGCTACGGAGGGCGTCTGTGCTGACTTCAAATACTTTTGTATCAAGTTTAATATGACGGATGACCCAGAACCTAAGTTTGATTTGGATTTTACTTACACCGTTTACCGGGATGAGTACGAGAGGCAAACAAAATGCGTTCGTCTGGGGATCTGTAAAG GAGTGTTTGCCGAGACATTCGACTGGGAACTGACTGGAGAGAATCCAATTCCAGGTCAAGAGACTCCTGTATCTATCGACATTGACGTCACATTCAGGGATGACACACGTGACCTAGAGGGTGACGATCTTTGGAGTGTGTCACTGTTTGGTAGTAGCGATCCTTTGGGTGATGGTCCTCGCTTTGGAGAAGTGGGCCAAATCCTCAATGACGTGGAAGGTTCCACTGACATTACCAATGGTGACCCTCTCGATCTTGATGGTATTGAGACAGAATTTGAATTTGGAACTATTGGATGTATCGATGACGTGAACTACATTTGCATGGAATTCACGAAAGGGGACGCTCCTGATCCAGAATTTACACTTATTGTGGAAGGAGGGCGTGGTGACGTTTCTCGAGATTCATTGGTGGTTTGCAAGCCACAAGCATGTCAGTCAA GAGTTGTCTTTACTGATCTAGAAGCAACACTGATCAGTCCTGACATTATTGTGGAGAATACCGACAACACCGATACGACAGTCAAACTGAAGGCTACCACAGATAAATTACTGACGACAACGGTAGCTGGAGAGGACTTATGGCAAGTCAAAACGTTCTTCTCTACAAACACCAACGGGAGAGGAATACGTGTTAACGAGCAACCACAGATCTTGACAGCTGTACAAGATGACCAAACTCTAAATACTGGTGAAAATCTCGCCTTCAACGAGATGGACTTCCAGGTGGATTTATCTGGCCTCATCTGTGATGAGGTTCCATTCATGTGCTTCGAATTGGCGAAAAACCCTGCTGCCAGTATCGACTATACATTTGAGACACAGCCAGTACAAGATCCATTTGTGGAATGCGTTAGCATGGAAGATGTTTGCAAag GTGTTGTCTTCACCGAGTTAGAATGGTCTCGAGAAATCCCAGAAGATCACGTACCTGGAATTGACTCCCCTATCTTCATTGAAACAAGTGTTGACGTTGAACCTTACAGCCGAGAGGTGACAGGTGTAGATCTGTGGCAAGTCTCCGTATTTGCAAGCCGCGACATGTTAGGAAACGAGCGCCGTGATCCTATCTATTCCGACGTATTGACCCCCATCGACGCCGCGACCACCCTACCGCAGGGTGGACCTCTTACATTCCCCACCTTGGAGACCCCTCCCTTTGATGTAGATAAAATGGGTTGTGGAGAATTCCGGTATCTTTGCGTAGAATTCCAAAAGGGTGATAATCCTATCCCCGACTTCACCTATGAAACCATATCAGGTGAAGACACCATCGTAAAATGTCATCCCGAAGATTGTGCAGGTATGTAG